A single genomic interval of Lewinellaceae bacterium harbors:
- a CDS encoding zinc carboxypeptidase, with translation MIEMKNWLLLLLTVGFLRPASAQELMTPDAFLPHAVGDKFTPHHMVVDYFQYVAANSNRVQLMEYGRTNEERPLELAFVSTPENLARLEEIRLNNLRRAGLEPGKPVDDGIAIVWLSFSVHGNEASGSESSMPVLYALAHTGGKADEWLKHTVVILDPSINPDGYSRYTEWNRRTAATQMNTDIQSWEHREPWPGGRTNHYLFDLNRDWAWQTQVESRQRIAQYNRWLPHIHADFHEMGYTSPYYFAPAAQPYHELITPFQRQFQDVIGRNHARHFAEHGWLFFTKEVFDLLYPSYGDTYPIYHGAIGMTYEEGGGGAGSRGVLLPTGDTLTLYDRIAHHTTTALSTVEVGAGHAAELTAAFADYYQSRNQPVSRYKGYLVKGNADKIARLTQLLDRNNIQYGKSTDSRRAKAIRFQDTTMTNASVDPGDLLISAYQPFSNFLSILFEPNPHLVDSVTYDITSWCIPYAFGVDAYGLTEKIDIDPTGWMPPMSAKALGSDLAYAYLLPWNSTSSAIALAHLQQNGVQTRVASEGFRIEGRDYPAGTVLVLRGDNRRLGTDLHGFVLNAQEAAHVAFVRVDGGYSDKGPDFGSGKMDLINLPKVALLGDEGTSSNSFGQVWYYFEQVLHYPLSVIRVDALSRTDLSNYNTLILPEGFYDIKNKESIKAWLRGGGRIIAIGSGIRALNGDDDLGLKTKTGEDNKDSDVAYGERMRDAISEDLPGAVFRVDLDATHPLSFGLTNPYFSLKTGTTLYEPVAGGWSPGKLGDDVFYTGFVGHRLLPQLKGSLVFGEKSVGRGKVVYLVDNPLFRGFWEQGNQLFANALFF, from the coding sequence ATGATTGAAATGAAAAATTGGTTACTGCTATTGCTAACCGTCGGATTCCTGAGACCTGCTTCAGCACAGGAATTAATGACGCCGGATGCTTTTTTGCCCCATGCCGTGGGAGATAAATTTACGCCGCATCATATGGTCGTCGATTATTTTCAATATGTGGCAGCGAACTCCAACCGCGTCCAGCTGATGGAATACGGACGGACTAATGAAGAGCGTCCCCTGGAGCTGGCATTTGTATCCACGCCGGAGAATCTGGCCCGCCTGGAGGAGATCCGGTTGAACAACCTGCGTCGTGCCGGTCTGGAACCGGGTAAACCGGTGGATGACGGTATCGCCATCGTCTGGCTCAGTTTTAGCGTCCATGGCAATGAAGCGTCGGGCTCGGAGTCCTCCATGCCTGTGTTGTATGCGTTAGCGCATACCGGGGGCAAAGCCGATGAATGGCTGAAGCACACCGTGGTCATCCTGGACCCCAGCATCAACCCGGACGGCTATTCACGGTATACCGAATGGAACCGCCGGACCGCAGCAACCCAAATGAATACCGATATCCAGTCCTGGGAACACCGTGAGCCCTGGCCCGGAGGGCGTACCAATCATTACCTCTTTGACCTGAACCGCGACTGGGCCTGGCAGACCCAGGTGGAGTCGAGGCAACGCATTGCGCAATACAATCGCTGGTTGCCTCATATTCATGCCGATTTTCATGAAATGGGTTATACCTCTCCCTATTATTTCGCTCCTGCCGCCCAGCCATACCACGAACTGATCACACCCTTTCAGCGCCAGTTTCAGGATGTGATCGGACGAAATCATGCCCGCCATTTTGCCGAACATGGCTGGTTGTTCTTTACCAAAGAAGTATTTGACCTGCTCTATCCCAGTTACGGGGATACCTATCCGATTTACCATGGCGCTATTGGGATGACCTATGAAGAAGGTGGAGGGGGCGCCGGAAGCCGGGGTGTGTTATTGCCCACCGGGGACACGCTGACCTTATACGACCGGATCGCGCACCATACAACCACCGCCCTGTCAACCGTGGAAGTAGGGGCCGGCCATGCGGCAGAGCTTACGGCGGCATTTGCTGACTACTACCAAAGCCGCAACCAACCGGTCTCGCGTTACAAGGGTTACCTGGTCAAAGGAAATGCAGATAAAATTGCTCGCCTGACCCAGCTGCTCGACCGCAACAATATCCAGTATGGTAAATCTACGGATAGCCGGCGCGCTAAGGCCATCCGGTTCCAGGATACCACGATGACCAATGCATCCGTCGATCCGGGCGACCTGCTGATTTCTGCCTACCAGCCATTCTCCAATTTTCTGAGTATCCTCTTCGAACCGAACCCTCATCTGGTGGATTCGGTCACCTACGATATAACCTCCTGGTGCATACCCTATGCTTTTGGGGTAGATGCTTATGGCTTAACCGAAAAAATCGATATCGATCCTACCGGCTGGATGCCTCCGATGTCTGCTAAGGCATTGGGAAGCGACCTGGCCTATGCTTATTTGTTGCCCTGGAATTCTACTTCGAGTGCCATCGCCCTGGCTCATTTACAGCAAAATGGTGTACAGACCCGGGTGGCCAGCGAAGGCTTCCGCATCGAAGGGCGTGACTACCCGGCCGGCACTGTCCTGGTCCTGCGCGGTGACAACCGCAGGCTGGGCACCGACCTGCATGGCTTTGTCTTAAATGCCCAGGAGGCTGCTCATGTTGCATTTGTGCGTGTTGACGGCGGATATTCCGACAAAGGACCGGATTTTGGCTCCGGGAAGATGGACCTGATCAATCTGCCTAAAGTCGCCCTGCTTGGAGACGAAGGGACCAGTTCGAATTCCTTTGGCCAGGTTTGGTACTATTTTGAGCAAGTATTGCATTATCCATTGTCGGTCATCCGGGTGGATGCTTTGAGCCGGACGGATTTGAGCAACTACAATACATTGATTCTGCCGGAAGGGTTTTACGACATCAAGAACAAGGAATCGATCAAAGCCTGGCTAAGAGGCGGTGGACGCATCATCGCCATCGGGTCCGGTATAAGGGCGTTGAACGGAGATGACGACCTGGGCCTTAAAACAAAAACAGGTGAGGATAACAAGGACTCCGATGTTGCCTACGGGGAACGCATGCGCGACGCCATCAGTGAGGACCTTCCCGGCGCAGTATTCCGGGTTGACCTGGATGCCACCCACCCGTTAAGTTTCGGTTTGACGAACCCCTACTTCAGCCTCAAGACGGGCACCACACTGTATGAGCCAGTGGCGGGTGGATGGAGTCCCGGAAAACTTGGCGACGATGTATTTTATACGGGATTCGTAGGTCACCGT
- the metF gene encoding methylenetetrahydrofolate reductase [NAD(P)H], which translates to MKVTDYFTQAQGETLVSFEILPPLKGGSMQAIFDVLDPLMEFKPPFIDVTYHREEFIYQKKDSGYYEKVAIRKRPGTVGICAALMHRYGVDAVPHLICGGFTREDTENALIDLNFLNINNVLAIRGDARKFDGQFIAEEGGHHYALDLVRQIKNMNKGAYLDASIEDGEKTNFCVGVAGYPEKHFESPNNKEDLRYLKMKVDAGADYIVTQMFFDNRKYFDFVEKCRQMDIKVPIVPGLKPITKTNQISSLPRIFHIELPDTLINELNKATTSKAVREVGIEWCIQQSKELKAAGAPCLHYYTMGESDTTKRIVESIY; encoded by the coding sequence ATGAAAGTCACGGATTATTTTACGCAGGCACAGGGAGAGACGCTGGTTTCATTTGAAATATTGCCACCGCTAAAAGGAGGCAGTATGCAGGCCATCTTTGACGTGCTGGACCCCCTGATGGAGTTCAAACCTCCGTTTATTGATGTGACCTACCACCGGGAAGAGTTTATCTATCAGAAAAAAGACAGTGGTTATTACGAGAAGGTAGCCATCCGCAAGCGACCCGGCACCGTAGGCATTTGCGCCGCCCTCATGCATCGCTATGGCGTGGACGCCGTGCCCCACTTGATCTGCGGTGGCTTCACCCGCGAAGACACGGAGAATGCACTGATCGACCTCAATTTCCTCAATATCAACAATGTGCTGGCTATCCGTGGCGATGCCCGCAAATTTGACGGACAATTCATTGCCGAGGAAGGAGGCCATCATTATGCGCTGGACCTGGTGCGGCAGATCAAGAACATGAACAAAGGAGCCTATCTGGATGCCTCCATCGAAGATGGTGAAAAGACCAACTTCTGCGTCGGGGTCGCCGGCTATCCGGAAAAGCATTTTGAATCGCCCAACAATAAAGAGGACTTACGTTATCTGAAAATGAAAGTGGATGCTGGCGCCGATTACATTGTCACTCAGATGTTTTTTGATAACCGCAAGTATTTCGACTTCGTCGAGAAATGCCGCCAAATGGATATTAAGGTGCCGATCGTACCCGGATTAAAACCCATCACCAAGACCAATCAGATCAGTTCATTGCCCCGGATTTTCCATATCGAACTTCCTGATACGCTGATCAATGAATTGAACAAGGCAACTACCAGCAAGGCTGTTCGCGAAGTAGGCATTGAGTGGTGTATCCAGCAATCAAAAGAGCTCAAAGCCGCTGGAGCTCCGTGCCTGCATTATTATACCATGGGTGAGTCGGATACGACCAAACGCATTGTTGAATCCATCTATTAA
- a CDS encoding carboxypeptidase-like regulatory domain-containing protein, translated as MKSNIHHLLRWYILIVGLLIAGTASAQMKLLPKVHQLSGFVVTDDGEDIRPLELVNVAIVGTNRGTFTNEVGFYSLPVQPGETVDFSFLGYKSVRYTIPDTIQQDYIFYYLNLLHDTLNLPEIVVLPIPSRENFKVEFLALQVNDDLQERAIENLKPYTMNLMMATLPHSGREVSKVYFNQIAIQNYSAGQYRPQPIFDPLAWQRFIKYIKDGKFKKKKDDN; from the coding sequence ATGAAATCGAACATACATCACTTGTTGCGCTGGTATATTTTGATCGTAGGTCTGTTGATAGCTGGTACGGCTTCAGCCCAGATGAAGTTATTGCCCAAGGTCCATCAGCTTAGTGGCTTTGTGGTGACCGACGATGGTGAAGACATCAGACCGCTGGAGCTGGTCAATGTGGCGATCGTTGGAACCAACCGGGGTACCTTTACCAACGAGGTCGGATTTTATTCCCTGCCGGTGCAGCCGGGGGAGACAGTAGACTTCTCCTTCCTGGGTTACAAATCGGTGCGCTACACGATACCGGATACCATCCAGCAGGATTACATCTTTTATTACCTGAATCTGTTGCACGACACGCTCAACCTTCCTGAAATTGTGGTGTTACCCATCCCCAGCCGGGAAAATTTCAAGGTAGAGTTTTTGGCATTGCAAGTAAATGATGACCTGCAGGAACGGGCTATCGAGAATCTAAAACCGTACACCATGAACCTGATGATGGCTACCCTGCCGCATTCAGGGCGTGAAGTGAGTAAAGTTTATTTCAACCAGATTGCTATCCAGAATTATTCGGCGGGCCAATACCGCCCCCAACCCATCTTCGACCCGCTGGCCTGGCAGCGCTTCATCAAATACATCAAGGACGGCAAGTTCAAGAAGAAGAAGGACGATAACTGA
- the lon gene encoding endopeptidase La, with protein MSKLFEGFSDTVMQEDGDMMPIFSIEEDQDSPIVDLPEELPILALKNTVLFPGVVIPINIGRKKSVRAIKQAHQTHKWIAVLTQHEAQMEDPAPKDLYQIGTIARIIKILKMPDGSSTAILQGRQRFQLREIVRENPYLSGTVDRLSYVEPGDEMEYKALVQSIQEQAKRIIELSPQIPSEAIIMLKNMSNNTFLINFIASNLGLKMEQKQSMLEINDLGELARQVLQYMNSELQLLELRDQIESKVRHDLEKQQRDYFLNQQLKTIQEELGQNPQEQELSQLEARAKKKKWSKEVNDAFTKELLRLRRTNPQVAEYSVLLNYVETLIDLPWNTYSKDQFDLHKVRKVLDQDHFGLDKVKERILEHLAVLKLKGDMKAPILCLVGPPGVGKTSLGKSIARALNREFVRMSLGGLHDEAEIRGHRRTYIGAMPGRIIQSIKKAKTSNPVFILDEIDKLGSDYKGDPSSALLEVLDPEQNATFHDNYLELEYDLSKVLFIATANSLSSVQPALLDRMEIIEIAGYSSEEKVEIAKRHLIPKERKEHGLKASDVKLSDRIIGQLIQDYTRESGVRSLDRTLAAVMRWVAKKVAMEEMYQKSLQTDAIHAALGPVKFMNDQYQEVQVPGVCIGLAWTRVGGDILFIETSAAPGKGKLILTGNLGDVMKESASTALSYLKAHSADLGIDPQRFDDRDIHIHIPEGAIPKDGPSAGITMLSALASLMTGRKIKPFIAMTGEITLRGKLLPVGGIKEKVLAAKRAGLKEIIMCRDNERHVLEIEAEYVKGLKFKYFDRMLDVLNEVLE; from the coding sequence ATGTCGAAATTATTCGAAGGATTTAGTGATACGGTGATGCAGGAGGATGGTGATATGATGCCCATTTTCTCCATCGAGGAGGATCAGGACTCGCCCATCGTCGATTTACCGGAAGAATTGCCTATTCTGGCCTTAAAAAATACTGTACTGTTTCCCGGGGTTGTCATCCCGATCAATATAGGCCGTAAAAAATCGGTTCGTGCCATCAAGCAGGCACACCAGACCCACAAATGGATTGCCGTGCTGACGCAGCACGAAGCGCAGATGGAAGACCCGGCGCCTAAGGATCTTTACCAGATCGGAACGATTGCCAGGATCATCAAGATCCTGAAAATGCCCGATGGCAGCAGTACTGCCATCCTCCAGGGCAGACAACGCTTCCAGTTGCGTGAAATCGTTCGCGAAAACCCGTATCTGTCCGGTACGGTTGACCGGCTGAGTTATGTCGAGCCCGGTGATGAGATGGAATACAAGGCGCTGGTGCAATCCATCCAGGAGCAGGCCAAGCGCATCATTGAGCTGTCACCACAGATTCCGTCCGAAGCGATCATCATGCTCAAGAACATGTCCAACAACACGTTCCTGATCAACTTCATCGCCTCTAACCTGGGCCTGAAGATGGAGCAGAAACAATCCATGCTGGAAATCAACGACCTGGGTGAGCTCGCGCGGCAGGTGCTGCAATACATGAACAGCGAGTTGCAATTGCTCGAGTTACGCGATCAGATCGAGTCCAAGGTAAGACACGACCTGGAAAAACAGCAGCGGGATTATTTCCTCAATCAGCAACTGAAGACCATCCAGGAAGAGTTGGGCCAGAATCCCCAGGAACAGGAACTTTCCCAACTGGAGGCCCGGGCAAAAAAGAAAAAATGGTCCAAAGAAGTCAACGATGCATTCACCAAGGAGTTACTCCGTCTGCGCCGGACCAATCCCCAGGTGGCGGAATACAGTGTGTTGCTGAACTATGTGGAGACATTGATAGATCTGCCCTGGAATACCTATTCCAAGGATCAGTTTGATCTGCATAAAGTGCGCAAGGTCCTGGATCAGGATCATTTCGGACTGGATAAAGTGAAAGAGCGGATCCTTGAGCACCTGGCAGTACTGAAGCTGAAAGGAGACATGAAAGCTCCGATCCTTTGTCTCGTAGGCCCTCCCGGTGTCGGTAAGACGTCGCTGGGTAAGTCCATAGCCCGTGCCCTTAACCGGGAGTTTGTCCGGATGTCGCTTGGTGGCTTGCACGATGAAGCGGAAATCCGTGGCCACCGCAGGACCTACATCGGAGCCATGCCCGGACGGATCATTCAGTCCATCAAGAAGGCCAAGACCTCAAATCCCGTCTTTATCCTGGACGAGATCGACAAACTGGGCAGCGACTACAAAGGAGATCCTTCTTCTGCACTGTTGGAAGTCCTGGATCCTGAGCAGAACGCCACATTCCACGACAATTATCTGGAGCTGGAATACGATCTGTCAAAAGTATTGTTTATCGCTACCGCCAATAGTCTGTCTTCCGTTCAGCCAGCATTGCTGGACCGGATGGAGATCATTGAGATTGCCGGTTATTCCTCGGAAGAGAAAGTAGAGATCGCTAAACGGCACCTGATACCGAAAGAGCGTAAGGAACACGGCCTGAAGGCGTCCGATGTTAAATTGAGTGACCGCATCATTGGCCAGCTGATCCAGGATTATACACGCGAGAGCGGAGTGCGTAGCCTGGACCGTACCCTGGCGGCGGTGATGCGCTGGGTTGCCAAGAAAGTGGCGATGGAGGAGATGTATCAGAAATCACTGCAGACAGATGCGATCCATGCTGCCCTGGGACCGGTCAAATTTATGAACGACCAGTACCAGGAAGTGCAGGTTCCCGGTGTCTGCATCGGCCTGGCCTGGACCAGGGTGGGGGGCGATATCCTCTTCATCGAGACCAGTGCTGCTCCCGGTAAGGGCAAGTTGATCCTGACGGGTAACCTCGGTGATGTAATGAAAGAGTCTGCATCGACAGCCCTGAGTTATCTCAAAGCCCACAGTGCTGACCTGGGCATAGATCCACAGCGCTTTGATGATCGTGATATTCATATCCACATCCCGGAAGGCGCTATCCCGAAGGATGGCCCGTCTGCCGGAATAACCATGCTTTCCGCATTGGCTTCCCTGATGACCGGACGTAAAATAAAGCCCTTCATTGCTATGACCGGTGAGATTACCCTCCGGGGAAAATTATTGCCTGTCGGTGGAATTAAAGAGAAGGTCCTGGCCGCTAAACGCGCCGGGCTCAAAGAGATCATCATGTGCCGGGACAATGAACGGCATGTGCTTGAAATCGAAGCGGAATACGTCAAAGGGTTGAAGTTCAAATATTTTGACCGGATGCTGGATGTCCTGAATGAGGTTCTGGAGTAG
- a CDS encoding alpha/beta hydrolase, whose translation MAVKKRHVLVGILLFCFAACVGIGKMEFLKFRDEPGRMEHRIFESTRKKAHFHAMEPGKLAYVQVGDTTLPLLVLVHGSPGSLTAFMSFMQDTALLRHFQMVAVDRLGFGYSDFGTAEASMQKQAEAILNTVKVLPAPYRLWVGHSLGGPIIAEAAMIQPDLVQGLMLVGGSVDPAQEPREWWHGPLNWPIVRSLLPPAFRVSNQEIMPLYEELVRQVPGWKTIRCPVEFVHGTADFLVNIDNLYFVQKELPPSTTLAIDTLSGADHFILWTRMDVMRRDVLHLNDMAIAQYGLHPDEVSGE comes from the coding sequence ATGGCTGTAAAGAAACGACACGTACTGGTAGGCATTTTACTGTTTTGTTTTGCGGCATGTGTTGGCATTGGCAAGATGGAGTTTCTCAAATTCAGAGACGAGCCAGGCCGGATGGAGCACCGCATCTTCGAAAGTACCCGTAAAAAGGCTCATTTTCATGCCATGGAGCCCGGCAAGCTGGCTTATGTTCAGGTGGGCGACACTACATTGCCATTGCTGGTGTTGGTTCATGGATCACCGGGGTCGCTGACCGCATTTATGTCCTTCATGCAGGATACGGCATTGCTAAGACACTTCCAGATGGTAGCCGTTGACCGCCTGGGTTTTGGATATTCGGACTTTGGCACCGCCGAAGCATCCATGCAAAAACAGGCTGAAGCCATCCTGAATACGGTTAAAGTCCTGCCGGCACCTTACCGGCTCTGGGTAGGCCACTCACTCGGAGGACCAATCATAGCTGAAGCAGCGATGATACAGCCGGATCTGGTCCAGGGATTGATGTTGGTGGGAGGATCCGTGGATCCGGCACAGGAGCCACGGGAATGGTGGCACGGTCCACTGAACTGGCCGATCGTGCGCAGCTTATTGCCGCCGGCTTTCCGGGTGTCCAATCAGGAGATCATGCCTCTGTATGAAGAGTTGGTTCGCCAGGTGCCTGGGTGGAAAACCATCCGGTGTCCCGTGGAATTTGTCCACGGCACTGCCGACTTCCTGGTCAACATTGATAACCTGTACTTTGTCCAGAAGGAGTTGCCTCCCTCCACCACATTGGCCATTGATACACTAAGTGGTGCGGATCATTTCATCCTGTGGACCCGCATGGATGTGATGCGCCGGGATGTATTGCATTTAAATGACATGGCTATTGCGCAATATGGCCTGCATCCTGACGAAGTGTCAGGTGAATAA
- a CDS encoding chloride channel protein: MAERNKLVLRIIQLMQKLPSRQLMIALSIIIGFLVGLIAVFMKNAVRILEHLLTSGFVVNYHNYLYFIYPGIGILAAILFIRYILRRPVRDGIPNVLYALSRQNGIIHGHNMYSSVVTSVLTVGFGGSVGLEGPTVVTGAAWGSNLGKVLGLNYKQIVALVGISASASLSAIFKAPIAAIVFALEIILFDMTMTALVPLLVSSIVATLTSYFFLGQNVLYPFKVVQSFQLNETPYYLLLGIFSALISVYFIRTYVFTGKVFEKLPGWITKLVVGATLLGVFIFFLPSLYGEGYESVNEGLKGNMEFVFDNSIFYAFKDNMHITLLLLLSVVLFKVLATSLTFRSGGIGGVFAPTLFIGTMTGLLFVKFLNFYGLAHLPESNFALVGMAGLLAGVVHAPLTAIFLSVEITGGYELIVPIMLVATTSYALSKLLSPRSIYTIQLASRGDVLTHHKDRSLLAMMSVSDYIEKDFLPVDINANLGELVKIIAQSNRNIYPVVDQDNTFYGIISLDQIRHNMFKPELYETTRVRNLMLMPTKVVQMSDDMETVATKFQHSGKYNLVVLDGDKYVGFVSRSNVFSSYRELLQHISDE; encoded by the coding sequence ATGGCGGAACGCAATAAATTGGTCCTTCGCATCATCCAGTTGATGCAAAAATTACCATCCAGACAGCTGATGATCGCGCTAAGCATCATCATCGGATTTCTGGTCGGATTGATTGCGGTATTTATGAAAAATGCCGTGCGGATACTGGAACACCTGCTGACCAGCGGATTTGTCGTAAACTACCACAACTACCTGTACTTCATTTACCCGGGCATCGGGATCCTGGCCGCCATCCTGTTCATCCGGTATATCCTGCGCAGGCCTGTCCGTGATGGTATACCAAATGTATTGTACGCGTTGTCCAGGCAGAACGGGATCATCCACGGCCATAACATGTATTCTTCGGTCGTTACCAGCGTCCTCACAGTAGGTTTTGGAGGCTCAGTCGGACTGGAAGGCCCGACTGTGGTCACCGGCGCGGCATGGGGTTCCAATTTGGGTAAGGTCCTCGGGCTGAATTACAAGCAAATCGTGGCTCTGGTCGGAATCAGCGCCTCGGCATCCTTATCAGCGATATTTAAAGCGCCCATTGCTGCTATTGTCTTTGCCCTGGAGATCATCCTTTTTGATATGACCATGACGGCATTGGTGCCCCTGCTGGTCTCGTCCATCGTGGCCACACTGACCTCTTATTTCTTTTTAGGTCAGAATGTGCTGTATCCGTTTAAGGTCGTCCAATCCTTTCAACTCAATGAGACGCCTTATTACCTGTTGCTGGGTATTTTTTCGGCATTGATCTCGGTCTATTTTATCCGCACCTATGTTTTTACAGGAAAAGTTTTCGAGAAGCTTCCCGGATGGATAACCAAATTGGTCGTGGGCGCCACCCTCCTGGGTGTATTCATTTTCTTTCTTCCCTCACTGTACGGCGAGGGTTACGAGTCTGTCAATGAAGGCTTAAAAGGGAACATGGAATTCGTCTTTGACAACAGCATATTTTATGCCTTCAAAGACAACATGCATATTACGCTGTTACTACTGCTCAGCGTGGTTTTATTTAAGGTGCTGGCCACCTCCCTCACCTTCCGCAGCGGAGGCATCGGAGGGGTGTTTGCCCCTACCCTGTTTATCGGCACCATGACGGGTCTCCTGTTTGTCAAGTTTCTAAATTTCTATGGACTGGCCCATTTGCCGGAAAGCAACTTTGCCCTGGTGGGTATGGCGGGCCTTCTGGCCGGGGTGGTGCATGCGCCGCTCACCGCCATATTCCTGAGTGTGGAGATTACCGGCGGCTATGAGCTTATCGTGCCCATCATGCTCGTTGCGACCACTTCCTACGCCCTGTCAAAACTGCTTTCTCCCCGCTCCATATATACCATCCAACTGGCCAGTCGCGGTGATGTACTGACGCATCATAAGGACCGGTCACTGCTGGCCATGATGTCCGTCAGCGATTACATCGAAAAGGATTTTCTGCCGGTAGACATCAATGCCAATTTGGGTGAACTGGTCAAGATCATCGCTCAATCCAACCGCAACATCTACCCAGTCGTGGATCAGGACAACACCTTTTACGGCATCATCTCCCTGGACCAGATACGCCACAATATGTTCAAACCCGAGCTTTACGAAACCACCAGGGTGCGCAATCTGATGCTCATGCCAACCAAGGTCGTCCAGATGAGTGACGACATGGAAACGGTAGCGACAAAGTTCCAGCATTCCGGAAAATACAATCTGGTGGTTCTGGATGGCGATAAATACGTCGGTTTTGTCTCCCGTTCCAATGTGTTCTCGAGTTACCGGGAATTATTGCAGCATATCTCGGATGAGTGA
- a CDS encoding type IIA DNA topoisomerase subunit B yields the protein MSNPVQYTEDNIKSLDWKEHIRLRPGMYIGKLGDGSAPDDGIYILLKEVFDNAVDEYVMGFGKVIDVIINDREVTIRDYGRGIPLGKVVECVSRINTGAKYDSKAFKKSVGLNGVGTKAVNALSDHFTVEAYREGKMKQAVFEQGDLRQESKLIKTTEPDGTKVVFTADHSIFKKYKYNLELVENQLWNYAYLNAGMKIRFNGQTLVSKNGLLDLLERKTADEELRYPIIHLVGEDIEIALTHGQHYGEQYYSYVNGQYTTQGGTHLTAFREAIVNTIRGFYKKDFDPKDVRSSVIGAISVRIEEPVFESQTKTKLGSQTIAPDGPTLRTFVNDFISKELDNYLHKHAQVADALLKRILQSERERKEIAGIKKLANQRAKKANLHNKKLRDCRYHFDEKRVDEETLARTTVFITEGDSASGSITKARDVGTQAVFSLRGKPLNCYGLTKKVVYENEEFNLLQHALNIEDGIEYLRYNRVVIATDADVDGMHIRLLLLTFFLQFFPDLVRAGHLYILDTPLFRVRDKKSTYYCYSEAEKQAAIKKLRGKAEITRFKGLGEISPDEFGDFIGENIHLQPVVLNENTHMDQLLDYYMGKNSMERQQFIIDNLKVEIDEVNGAVKEAEVMEMPEEEEVS from the coding sequence ATGAGTAACCCGGTTCAGTATACAGAAGATAACATCAAATCCCTGGATTGGAAAGAGCACATCCGGTTGCGTCCCGGTATGTACATCGGTAAACTGGGTGATGGAAGTGCACCCGATGATGGCATCTACATCCTGTTAAAGGAGGTGTTTGACAATGCAGTCGACGAGTATGTCATGGGTTTCGGGAAAGTAATTGACGTGATCATCAATGACCGGGAAGTGACGATTCGTGATTACGGGCGCGGCATTCCCCTGGGAAAGGTGGTCGAATGCGTGTCCCGCATCAACACCGGAGCCAAGTACGATTCGAAGGCCTTCAAGAAATCGGTCGGTCTGAATGGGGTGGGTACCAAAGCCGTCAATGCATTGTCGGACCACTTTACGGTCGAAGCTTACCGCGAGGGCAAAATGAAACAGGCTGTATTTGAACAAGGTGATTTGCGGCAGGAGTCTAAATTGATTAAGACCACCGAACCGGACGGTACGAAGGTCGTTTTTACAGCAGATCATTCCATTTTCAAAAAGTATAAATACAACCTGGAACTGGTAGAGAACCAGCTCTGGAATTATGCGTATTTGAATGCGGGCATGAAAATTCGCTTCAATGGGCAGACCCTGGTTTCCAAGAACGGCCTACTGGATCTGCTGGAGCGCAAGACGGCGGATGAGGAGTTGCGGTATCCCATCATTCACCTGGTAGGAGAAGATATCGAAATTGCCCTTACCCACGGCCAGCACTACGGTGAACAATATTATTCTTATGTCAATGGCCAGTACACCACGCAGGGCGGTACACACCTGACTGCCTTCCGCGAGGCGATAGTAAATACCATCCGCGGATTTTACAAAAAGGATTTTGATCCCAAGGACGTGCGGTCTTCGGTGATTGGAGCTATTTCCGTTCGCATAGAAGAGCCGGTGTTTGAGTCTCAGACAAAAACCAAATTGGGATCGCAGACCATCGCTCCTGATGGTCCCACGCTGCGGACGTTTGTTAATGATTTTATCAGCAAGGAGCTGGATAATTACCTGCACAAGCATGCCCAGGTTGCTGATGCTTTATTAAAGAGGATACTTCAGTCTGAGCGTGAACGCAAGGAAATTGCCGGTATCAAAAAGCTGGCTAATCAGCGTGCCAAAAAGGCCAATCTCCACAATAAGAAATTGCGCGACTGCCGCTACCATTTCGATGAAAAAAGGGTGGATGAAGAGACCTTGGCCCGCACTACCGTATTCATCACCGAAGGAGATTCCGCCAGTGGATCGATCACCAAGGCCCGTGATGTAGGCACCCAGGCAGTATTCAGCTTGCGGGGTAAACCATTGAACTGCTACGGATTAACCAAGAAAGTCGTGTATGAGAACGAGGAATTCAACCTCCTTCAGCATGCACTGAACATCGAGGACGGCATCGAATACCTGCGTTACAACCGCGTAGTCATTGCCACCGATGCCGATGTGGATGGCATGCACATCCGGCTGCTGCTCCTGACCTTCTTTCTGCAGTTTTTCCCGGACCTCGTTCGTGCTGGTCACCTGTATATCCTGGATACGCCTCTGTTCCGCGTCCGCGATAAAAAGTCAACCTACTATTGTTACTCCGAAGCAGAAAAGCAGGCTGCCATCAAGAAGCTGCGCGGCAAAGCGGAGATTACCCGGTTCAAAGGTCTTGGGGAGATATCACCGGATGAATTCGGAGATTTTATCGGAGAGAACATCCACCTCCAGCCGGTAGTCCTCAATGAGAATACCCATATGGATCAGCTCCTGGATTACTACATGGGTAAGAACTCCATGGAGCGACAGCAGTTTATCATCGACAACCTCAAGGTGGAGATTGATGAGGTCAACGGTGCGGTAAAAGAAGCGGAGGTGATGGAGATGCCGGAAGAAGAGGAGGTTTCTTAA